A genomic segment from Chitinophaga flava encodes:
- a CDS encoding NADP-dependent malic enzyme → MARKLNKQDALDYHAKGRPGKIEVIPTKDTKTQWDLSLAYSPGVAEPCKEIHKDVENVYKYTAKGNLVGVISNGTAVLGLGDIGPEAGKPVMEGKAVLFKIFADIDVFDIELNTKDPDSFVAAVKALEPTFGGINLEDIKSPECFEIEDRLRKELKIPVMHDDQHGTAIISAAALLNALDLVKKKVDKVKIVVNGAGAAAMACVKLYVALGAKPENFIMFDKDGVLNKSRTDLTDRHMQFATTSKITTLVEAMKGADVFLGLSVGNVVTPEMVKSMAKNPIVFAMANPDPEIAYDTAIASRPDIIMATGRSDYPNQVNNVLGFPYIFRGALDVRATQINEAMKLAAVRALAELAKSPVPDIVNLAYNERNIVFGPKYIIPKPLDPRLLSTVAPAVAKAAMESGVAHHPITDWDAYKQELNNRLGLDNQLFRVIGTKARRDPRKVVFAEADNVKILKAAQVVNDEGIAFPILLGNENKIRAIMEENSIEIDDVVIIDPKSDEMQEKRHQFGDLFFEKRKRKGFNHYEARKIMRERNYFGCMMVETGEADALISGLTRKYPDTIRPALQVIGMEDGVKRVAGMYIIQTKRGPLFLADTTVNFNPTAEELADITLMVAKEVKHFNITPRIAMLSYSNFGSSQTPEAQLVAKAREIVKQREPSLVVDGEIQAAMAFNKEILKDNYPFTELMNEEVNTLIFPNLTAGNVAYNLLQEVAGFDAIGPVLLGMKKPVHILQLGSTVRQIVNMVNIAVVDAQEKCRKIVESKEKDKKKKK, encoded by the coding sequence CAAAGATGTAGAAAACGTTTATAAATATACTGCTAAAGGCAACCTGGTAGGCGTTATCAGCAATGGTACCGCTGTTTTGGGTTTGGGAGATATTGGTCCGGAAGCCGGTAAACCGGTGATGGAAGGAAAAGCAGTATTGTTCAAGATATTTGCTGATATTGATGTGTTCGATATTGAGCTGAATACCAAAGATCCGGATAGTTTTGTTGCTGCTGTAAAAGCTCTGGAACCAACTTTTGGTGGTATCAACCTGGAAGATATCAAAAGCCCCGAGTGCTTTGAGATTGAAGACAGGCTGCGTAAGGAGCTGAAGATACCAGTGATGCACGATGACCAGCATGGTACGGCCATTATCTCTGCGGCTGCCCTGCTGAACGCACTGGACCTTGTAAAGAAAAAAGTTGATAAGGTAAAAATAGTGGTGAATGGAGCTGGTGCCGCTGCTATGGCCTGCGTAAAACTCTACGTAGCCCTGGGTGCCAAACCAGAAAACTTCATCATGTTTGATAAGGACGGCGTATTGAATAAATCCCGTACAGATCTTACAGACAGGCATATGCAGTTTGCCACCACTTCCAAAATAACAACACTGGTTGAAGCAATGAAAGGTGCCGATGTATTCCTCGGTCTTTCTGTAGGTAACGTGGTGACACCAGAAATGGTGAAAAGCATGGCTAAAAACCCGATTGTGTTTGCTATGGCCAACCCTGATCCGGAAATCGCCTACGACACTGCTATCGCTTCCAGACCTGATATCATCATGGCTACCGGCCGTTCTGATTACCCTAACCAAGTAAACAACGTGCTGGGCTTCCCTTACATCTTCCGCGGTGCCCTCGACGTAAGAGCCACCCAGATCAACGAAGCCATGAAACTGGCTGCTGTAAGGGCATTAGCCGAGCTGGCCAAATCGCCGGTGCCAGATATCGTAAACCTGGCTTACAACGAAAGGAATATCGTTTTCGGTCCTAAATATATCATCCCTAAACCGCTCGATCCGCGCCTGCTGAGCACCGTAGCGCCTGCTGTAGCAAAAGCTGCCATGGAAAGCGGTGTAGCGCACCACCCGATCACCGATTGGGATGCCTACAAACAGGAACTGAACAATCGCCTCGGACTCGACAACCAGCTGTTCAGGGTAATCGGTACCAAAGCCCGCCGTGATCCGCGTAAAGTGGTATTTGCGGAAGCCGACAACGTGAAGATCCTGAAAGCCGCACAGGTAGTGAACGACGAAGGTATCGCCTTCCCGATTCTGCTGGGTAACGAAAACAAGATCCGCGCAATAATGGAAGAGAATTCCATTGAAATCGATGATGTGGTGATCATCGACCCTAAAAGCGATGAAATGCAGGAGAAAAGACATCAGTTTGGTGATCTCTTCTTCGAAAAACGCAAACGCAAAGGCTTTAACCACTATGAAGCGCGTAAGATCATGCGTGAACGCAACTACTTCGGCTGCATGATGGTGGAAACAGGTGAAGCGGATGCACTGATCTCCGGCCTTACCCGTAAATATCCTGATACCATCCGTCCTGCCCTGCAGGTAATCGGTATGGAAGACGGCGTAAAACGTGTGGCTGGTATGTACATCATCCAAACTAAACGCGGACCGCTGTTCCTGGCTGATACAACAGTTAATTTCAACCCTACCGCCGAAGAGCTGGCAGATATTACGCTGATGGTGGCCAAAGAAGTAAAACACTTCAATATCACCCCACGCATCGCTATGCTGTCCTACTCCAACTTTGGTTCCAGCCAGACGCCGGAAGCGCAGCTGGTAGCTAAAGCCCGCGAAATCGTGAAACAACGCGAACCTTCACTGGTGGTAGATGGTGAAATCCAGGCAGCTATGGCCTTCAACAAGGAAATCCTGAAAGATAACTATCCGTTTACTGAATTGATGAACGAGGAAGTGAATACCCTCATCTTCCCGAACCTCACTGCCGGTAACGTGGCTTATAACCTCCTGCAGGAAGTAGCCGGTTTCGATGCTATCGGACCCGTACTGCTGGGTATGAAAAAACCTGTGCATATTCTGCAGCTGGGTAGCACCGTAAGACAGATTGTCAACATGGTGAACATCGCCGTGGTGGATGCCCAGGAGAAATGCCGGAAAATAGTGGAGAGCAAGGAAAAAGATAAGAAGAAGAAAAAATAG
- the sucD gene encoding succinate--CoA ligase subunit alpha, which yields MSVLVNKDSKVIVQGFTGTEGTFHATQMIEYGTQVVGGVTPGKGGTTHLERPVFNTVADAVKATGANVSIIFVPPAFAADAIMEATEAGIALVVCITEGIPVQDMIKAKNFLQGSSTRLIGPNCPGVITAEEAKVGIMPGFIFKKGKIGIVSKSGTLTYEAADQVVKAGLGVSTAIGIGGDPIIGTPTKEAVELLMNDPETEGIIMIGEIGGSMEAEAARWIKEFGTKPVVGFIAGQTAPPGRRMGHAGAIIGGAEDTAAAKMKIMAECGVHVVESPANIGKTMAEVLSKTAALA from the coding sequence ATGAGTGTTTTAGTTAATAAGGATAGTAAAGTGATTGTGCAGGGATTTACCGGTACTGAAGGTACTTTCCATGCTACACAGATGATTGAATACGGTACCCAGGTAGTGGGCGGTGTTACTCCTGGTAAAGGTGGTACTACCCATCTGGAGCGTCCGGTATTTAATACCGTAGCAGACGCAGTAAAAGCTACAGGTGCAAATGTTTCCATCATTTTTGTACCGCCGGCATTCGCTGCAGACGCAATCATGGAAGCTACCGAAGCTGGTATTGCCCTGGTAGTATGTATCACAGAAGGTATCCCTGTTCAGGACATGATCAAGGCGAAAAACTTCCTGCAAGGCTCCTCTACCCGCCTCATCGGACCTAACTGCCCTGGCGTTATCACTGCTGAAGAAGCGAAAGTAGGTATCATGCCTGGTTTCATCTTCAAAAAAGGTAAAATCGGTATCGTTTCCAAATCCGGTACCCTGACTTACGAAGCTGCTGATCAGGTAGTTAAAGCTGGTCTGGGTGTTTCCACCGCTATCGGTATCGGTGGTGATCCAATCATCGGTACACCTACCAAAGAAGCCGTAGAACTCCTGATGAACGATCCTGAAACAGAAGGTATCATCATGATTGGTGAAATCGGTGGTAGCATGGAAGCTGAGGCTGCCCGCTGGATCAAAGAATTCGGTACTAAACCAGTAGTAGGTTTCATCGCTGGCCAGACAGCGCCTCCGGGTCGTCGTATGGGCCACGCCGGTGCTATCATCGGTGGTGCAGAAGATACTGCTGCTGCTAAAATGAAAATCATGGCTGAATGTGGCGTTCACGTAGTAGAAAGCCCTGCCAACATCGGTAAAACAATGGCTGAAGTGCTGAGCAAAACTGCTGCACTGGCTTAA
- a CDS encoding alpha-2-macroglobulin family protein — MRLFFSLFIVLFISNSMMAQTNYDNYWKKVTALEEKGLPKSALEEVDRIFAQAVKDKLPAQQIKALIFQLKYNDQVSDSSTQQNLDKLNQRIAASGGAQQAILQSIKAEMLFNYLQNNRYKYYNRTAIAAENPGPDISTWSLDYLHSQITAAYLASLADKTTLEKTAIGQFDPLLVKGTGTRQLRPVLFDLLAHRALDYFKSGESALNKPANQFELDDPAAFAPATTFAAHRFVTTDSASLQYQAVVLLQQLIRLHENDKAALLDIDQERIQYMHQVAVSDNKAQLYTQALEQMVTAYSSEQEVTTIYALMASDFLSKVQHGKPDTSGYNKKAKEICEKAIRLAPKTQGGIQCATYLEQIKSQYLELSTELVNVPALPFRTLVKYKNADKIYLRIIAVDEAFRAALQKAQNNYQDGGNGYWKLLTGKTPLKVWEQALPDPKDYSDHSTEIKVDALPLGQYIILASLKPGFSLNENPMALQFTWVSNISYLEDNTRFYALDRTSGKPLAGVNLSSWINKRVNNEDVWAVDKSTVTVADGSAELPYSRNGQSVRLKWELKNDLLFLDDYKYLYRNTYDRTSESKPHIYFFSDRSIYRPGQTIYFKGIALENEKGKNTSTIIAGLKNTVVMYDVNGEKLDSVVVTSNEFGSFSGKFTIPEGRMNGWFSLRDQKSFGNLPFQVEEYKRPKFYVAFDTVKTSYRLGETVTANAKALAYAGNNINGAIVKYRVERRVRFPYPWLFKGYVPFGSSREIAHGETTTDEQGRFKVSFPAVPDRTVSPDNKPIFTYVVHADVTDLNGETRSADQFIHAGYQSMEISVEVPGRLEAAALKNVHIFTKNLNGAFEPATIKVALQPLESNKRLLRSRYWEQADQFVMTKEDYVKAFPLDIYNDDNNKDKWARKAAVSEQQLTSTDSGVVSIDNKKLTPGYYELVVSATDKNGQPVVQKAVFELLDPAAKELAAPDYLWSYDPAVVTEPGKKAGIVLGSSAKDLHVLQIMERVNQSRQLSAFTLEGLKKYEYNVTEEDRGGIMLHYLFVKDNRVFSDQHQIFVPWNNKTLNVKLATHRDKLQPGEKEKWSVEISGYKGEKVAAELLAAMYDASLDAFAPHQWMAPGIYPNISSGSIFHGYDNFRMVTSLYYFNTNEQGIPGVERSYDALNLFGWMMNDWMGGVVRKNSAIYGSRGAGVARPVMAMAAAPAPAASRSKLTKSNREVAGDANGVEIGYLEDKGTALAPTLEKTENTGNITIRKNFQETAFFLPELRTDKEGNISFEFTMPEALTKWNFQGLAHTKDLAFGNIKASIVTQKQLMVQPNAPRFVRAGDKIDFTAKVSNLTDSLLIGQAHLELLDAATMQPVDGWFQNIFPVQHFTAKAGQSTVVAFQLQVPNNFTSALLYRVTAQAGNFSDGEENALPVLTNSMLVTESLPLPVRGDGKHTFTFDKLLHSDASATLRQEAVTVEYTSNPAWYAVQALPYLMEYPYDCSEQVFNRYYANALASHISNTVPGIKTIFEKWKTTDTAALMSNLQKNEELKSILLQQTPWVLEAKNEAQQKKNIALLFDLKRMERERKSALDQLAAKQMPDGSFAWFNGMWADRYITQYIVAGLGHLQQLTSAKDPVAASIANKAMDYLDTQLDKDYYNLVHLKHDLKKQNISELQVQYLYARSFFERPVPAAMRKSFDYFAAQQQQYWTKMGRYAQGMIALSQFKKGDKATAAAILKSLKENAINNQEMGMYWKDVVAGYGWHQAPIETQALLIEAFQVAGQDMAAVADMKTWLLKNKQTNNWSTTKATADACYAMLLQGSNWLIASPEVNIQLGNETISSTAHKTEAGTGYFKERIDGKAVKPAMGNISVTVKNSQGQPSWGAVYWQYFEELDKITAAKTPLVLEKELFKEVTTDKGPVLTKVGEGNELKVGDKVKVRIVLRADRTMEYIHLKDMRAACFEPQNVISSAKWQNGLSYYESTKDASTDFFFSYLPKGTYVFEYTLFVTHEGKFSNGISTAQCMYAPEFSAHSEGITVKVVE, encoded by the coding sequence ATGCGTTTATTCTTTTCATTATTCATTGTTTTATTCATAAGCAACAGTATGATGGCCCAGACCAACTATGACAACTACTGGAAGAAAGTGACGGCCCTCGAAGAAAAGGGACTGCCTAAATCGGCCCTCGAAGAGGTAGACCGGATTTTTGCTCAGGCTGTGAAAGACAAGCTACCGGCACAACAGATCAAAGCGCTCATCTTTCAGTTGAAATACAATGACCAGGTCAGCGACAGCAGCACCCAGCAAAACCTGGATAAACTCAACCAGCGTATTGCTGCGTCCGGTGGCGCCCAACAGGCCATCCTGCAAAGCATCAAAGCGGAAATGTTGTTCAATTACCTCCAGAACAACCGGTACAAATATTATAACCGTACCGCCATCGCTGCCGAAAATCCAGGCCCGGATATCAGTACCTGGAGCCTCGATTACCTCCACAGCCAGATTACCGCAGCCTACCTGGCCTCCCTGGCTGACAAAACCACGCTGGAGAAAACGGCCATCGGCCAGTTCGACCCCCTCCTGGTAAAAGGTACCGGCACCCGTCAGCTGCGCCCCGTGTTGTTCGACCTCCTGGCCCACCGCGCCCTGGATTACTTCAAATCCGGTGAAAGCGCCCTTAATAAGCCAGCCAACCAGTTCGAACTCGACGACCCTGCTGCCTTTGCACCTGCCACCACCTTTGCGGCACACCGCTTTGTAACCACAGACAGCGCATCCCTGCAATACCAGGCTGTTGTACTGCTGCAGCAACTGATACGCCTGCACGAAAATGACAAGGCTGCCCTGCTCGATATCGACCAGGAAAGGATTCAGTACATGCACCAGGTTGCTGTGTCCGACAACAAAGCACAACTATATACCCAGGCCCTGGAGCAGATGGTCACTGCCTATAGCAGCGAACAGGAAGTAACCACCATCTACGCACTCATGGCTTCCGATTTCCTGAGTAAAGTGCAACACGGAAAACCGGATACCAGCGGCTACAACAAGAAGGCTAAAGAGATCTGTGAAAAAGCAATCCGGCTGGCCCCTAAAACACAGGGCGGTATACAATGCGCCACCTATCTCGAACAGATAAAATCGCAGTATCTGGAATTGTCTACTGAACTGGTAAACGTTCCAGCGCTTCCTTTTCGGACCCTCGTCAAATACAAAAACGCCGATAAAATATACCTGCGCATCATCGCTGTGGATGAAGCCTTCCGGGCTGCCCTTCAAAAAGCGCAGAATAACTACCAGGACGGAGGAAACGGTTACTGGAAATTGCTGACAGGCAAAACTCCCCTGAAGGTATGGGAACAGGCCCTGCCGGATCCTAAAGATTACAGCGACCACTCCACTGAGATAAAAGTAGACGCCCTGCCATTAGGACAATATATCATCCTGGCCAGTTTAAAGCCAGGCTTCAGCCTGAACGAAAATCCCATGGCACTGCAGTTTACCTGGGTGTCCAACATCAGCTACCTGGAAGACAATACCCGGTTTTATGCATTGGACCGCACCTCCGGCAAACCACTGGCAGGTGTGAACCTGTCTTCCTGGATCAACAAAAGAGTGAACAATGAAGATGTATGGGCCGTGGACAAGTCTACTGTTACTGTTGCTGATGGTAGCGCTGAACTGCCCTATAGCCGCAATGGCCAGTCTGTACGCTTGAAATGGGAACTGAAAAACGACCTGCTGTTCCTGGATGATTATAAATACCTGTATCGTAATACCTACGATCGGACTTCGGAATCCAAGCCGCACATTTACTTCTTCTCAGACAGAAGCATCTACCGGCCCGGACAAACCATTTATTTCAAAGGTATTGCGCTCGAAAATGAGAAAGGTAAAAACACCAGCACCATAATAGCCGGCCTGAAAAACACGGTGGTGATGTATGATGTCAATGGCGAAAAACTGGATTCTGTAGTGGTTACTTCCAATGAATTCGGTTCTTTCTCCGGTAAATTCACCATCCCCGAAGGCCGTATGAATGGCTGGTTTTCTCTGAGAGATCAGAAAAGCTTTGGGAATCTTCCTTTTCAGGTAGAAGAATACAAACGCCCCAAGTTTTATGTGGCATTTGATACTGTGAAAACGAGTTATCGTTTAGGGGAGACCGTTACTGCCAACGCCAAAGCGCTGGCCTATGCCGGTAATAATATTAATGGAGCCATTGTAAAATACCGCGTGGAAAGAAGAGTGCGTTTCCCTTATCCATGGCTGTTTAAGGGATATGTTCCATTTGGCAGCTCTCGTGAGATCGCGCATGGCGAAACCACTACGGATGAGCAGGGCCGTTTCAAAGTAAGCTTCCCGGCAGTGCCAGACAGAACAGTGTCTCCGGACAATAAGCCCATCTTCACTTATGTGGTACATGCCGACGTGACAGACCTGAACGGTGAAACACGCAGCGCAGATCAGTTTATCCATGCAGGTTACCAGTCAATGGAAATAAGCGTGGAAGTACCAGGCCGCCTGGAAGCTGCTGCTCTGAAGAACGTACATATCTTCACTAAAAACCTGAACGGTGCTTTTGAACCAGCAACTATCAAAGTGGCTTTACAGCCGCTGGAGTCTAATAAACGCCTGTTACGTTCCCGCTACTGGGAACAGGCAGACCAGTTTGTGATGACGAAAGAGGATTATGTAAAAGCCTTCCCGCTGGATATTTATAATGATGATAATAACAAAGACAAATGGGCACGTAAGGCAGCCGTATCCGAGCAACAGCTCACCAGCACTGATTCTGGCGTTGTTTCTATCGATAACAAAAAACTGACTCCTGGTTATTATGAGCTGGTGGTAAGCGCTACAGATAAAAACGGTCAGCCGGTGGTACAAAAAGCGGTCTTTGAACTGCTGGACCCTGCTGCCAAAGAGCTGGCAGCGCCTGATTACCTGTGGAGTTACGATCCTGCAGTAGTGACTGAACCGGGTAAAAAAGCTGGTATCGTACTCGGATCTTCTGCTAAAGATCTGCATGTATTGCAAATCATGGAACGTGTGAATCAGTCAAGGCAATTATCTGCCTTCACACTGGAAGGTTTGAAAAAGTATGAATATAATGTCACGGAAGAAGACAGGGGTGGTATCATGCTACATTACCTGTTTGTAAAAGACAACCGTGTATTCAGTGATCAGCACCAGATATTTGTTCCCTGGAACAATAAAACCCTGAACGTTAAACTGGCCACTCATCGTGATAAACTGCAGCCTGGAGAAAAAGAAAAGTGGAGTGTGGAAATCTCAGGTTACAAAGGAGAAAAGGTAGCTGCTGAATTGCTGGCCGCTATGTATGATGCATCGCTGGATGCATTTGCGCCCCATCAATGGATGGCTCCCGGTATCTATCCAAATATCTCATCAGGCAGCATCTTCCATGGTTACGACAACTTCCGGATGGTGACTTCACTGTATTATTTCAATACTAATGAACAGGGAATACCAGGTGTGGAAAGAAGTTATGATGCACTCAATTTGTTTGGCTGGATGATGAATGACTGGATGGGAGGTGTTGTGCGTAAAAATTCAGCCATTTATGGTAGCCGTGGTGCTGGTGTTGCCCGTCCTGTCATGGCTATGGCTGCCGCTCCTGCTCCGGCTGCTTCCAGATCTAAACTGACAAAGTCCAACCGCGAAGTGGCTGGGGATGCAAACGGTGTTGAAATAGGTTATCTGGAAGATAAGGGAACAGCTTTGGCTCCTACTCTGGAAAAGACCGAGAATACCGGCAATATCACTATCCGCAAAAACTTCCAGGAAACAGCTTTCTTCCTGCCGGAACTGCGTACCGACAAAGAGGGTAACATCTCTTTTGAATTTACCATGCCGGAAGCCCTTACCAAATGGAACTTCCAGGGCTTGGCGCATACCAAAGACCTGGCCTTCGGTAATATCAAAGCCAGCATTGTAACGCAGAAACAGTTGATGGTACAGCCTAATGCGCCTCGTTTTGTAAGAGCCGGTGATAAAATTGATTTCACTGCCAAAGTGAGCAACCTGACTGACTCTCTGCTGATTGGTCAGGCTCACCTGGAACTGCTGGATGCCGCCACTATGCAACCTGTAGATGGCTGGTTCCAGAACATTTTCCCGGTACAGCACTTTACTGCCAAAGCAGGACAGAGTACTGTGGTGGCTTTCCAGCTACAGGTACCCAACAACTTCACCAGCGCGCTGCTGTACCGTGTTACCGCACAGGCAGGCAACTTCAGCGATGGTGAAGAAAATGCACTGCCGGTGCTGACCAACTCCATGCTGGTAACAGAATCGCTGCCGCTGCCGGTAAGAGGTGATGGTAAACATACTTTTACCTTCGATAAACTGCTGCATTCAGATGCTTCTGCAACGCTGCGTCAGGAAGCCGTTACCGTAGAATACACCAGCAACCCGGCCTGGTATGCAGTACAGGCGCTGCCTTACCTGATGGAATATCCTTACGACTGTTCCGAACAGGTGTTCAATCGCTATTACGCTAATGCGTTGGCTTCTCACATCAGCAACACAGTTCCGGGTATCAAAACCATTTTCGAAAAATGGAAAACGACCGATACCGCAGCGCTGATGAGCAACCTGCAGAAAAATGAAGAGCTGAAATCCATCCTGCTGCAACAGACACCATGGGTATTGGAAGCTAAAAATGAGGCTCAGCAGAAGAAAAACATCGCGCTGCTGTTTGATCTGAAACGGATGGAGCGTGAAAGAAAATCTGCGCTGGACCAGCTGGCAGCCAAACAAATGCCTGATGGCTCTTTCGCCTGGTTTAACGGTATGTGGGCTGATCGCTATATCACCCAATATATTGTAGCTGGTCTTGGTCATCTGCAACAGCTCACCAGCGCTAAAGATCCAGTAGCAGCCAGCATTGCCAACAAAGCCATGGACTACCTGGATACACAGCTGGACAAGGATTATTACAATCTGGTTCACTTAAAACATGATCTGAAAAAACAAAATATCAGTGAGCTGCAGGTGCAATACCTGTATGCACGCAGCTTCTTCGAGCGTCCGGTGCCGGCAGCTATGCGTAAGTCATTCGACTATTTTGCTGCGCAACAGCAACAATATTGGACCAAGATGGGCCGCTATGCACAGGGCATGATTGCACTGTCACAATTCAAAAAAGGTGACAAAGCCACGGCTGCCGCTATCCTCAAATCGCTGAAAGAAAATGCGATCAACAACCAGGAGATGGGCATGTACTGGAAAGATGTAGTAGCCGGTTATGGCTGGCATCAGGCACCTATCGAAACACAGGCATTGCTGATAGAGGCATTCCAGGTAGCAGGCCAGGACATGGCTGCCGTTGCTGATATGAAAACATGGTTGCTGAAAAACAAACAAACCAACAACTGGAGCACCACCAAAGCCACTGCTGATGCTTGTTATGCTATGCTGCTCCAGGGCAGCAACTGGCTGATTGCCAGCCCGGAAGTAAACATCCAGCTGGGCAACGAAACCATCAGCAGCACAGCGCATAAAACAGAAGCGGGCACCGGTTATTTCAAGGAACGTATTGATGGCAAAGCTGTTAAACCAGCGATGGGTAATATCAGCGTTACCGTGAAAAACAGCCAGGGTCAACCTTCCTGGGGTGCTGTATACTGGCAGTATTTTGAAGAACTCGATAAAATCACTGCCGCCAAAACTCCGTTGGTGCTGGAAAAAGAACTGTTCAAGGAAGTGACTACCGACAAAGGCCCGGTGCTGACCAAAGTAGGAGAAGGCAACGAGCTGAAAGTAGGAGATAAAGTAAAAGTAAGGATCGTGCTACGTGCAGACAGGACTATGGAATACATCCACCTGAAAGATATGCGTGCGGCTTGCTTTGAGCCACAGAACGTGATCAGCAGCGCTAAATGGCAGAATGGTCTGAGTTATTACGAAAGCACCAAAGATGCTTCAACAGACTTCTTCTTCAGTTATCTGCCCAAAGGTACCTATGTGTTTGAATACACCCTTTTTGTAACACATGAAGGTAAATTCTCCAATGGTATCAGCACGGCCCAGTGCATGTATGCGCCTGAATTCAGCGCACACAGCGAAGGGATTACCGTGAAAGTGGTAGAATAG
- a CDS encoding ABC transporter ATP-binding protein translates to MIELRDITKSFGDKEILKGVSAVMESGKVNLIIGSSGSGKTVMMKCIVGLMEVGSGKILYDKQDFTAMDHHAKKIVRQKIGMLFQGSALFDSMTVEQNVMFPLEMFGDGTLRDKKKRVAECLERVQLKDAAKKFPAEISGGMKKRVGIARAIVLNPKYLFCDEPNSGLDPQTSLLIDKLIKELTVEYDITTVINTHDMNTVMESGDHIVYMYQGQKQWEGSNKDIVFSKDQKLNDFIFASEFLREAKEMRQLDMFKDNAWKEQLQAQLKRDEKK, encoded by the coding sequence ATGATTGAACTGAGAGATATAACCAAAAGCTTTGGAGATAAGGAGATACTGAAAGGCGTTTCAGCTGTAATGGAGTCCGGTAAGGTTAACCTGATCATCGGTTCCAGCGGTAGTGGTAAAACCGTGATGATGAAATGTATTGTGGGGCTGATGGAGGTTGGCTCCGGCAAAATCCTGTATGACAAGCAGGACTTTACCGCCATGGACCACCACGCCAAAAAGATCGTCCGCCAGAAGATCGGCATGCTGTTTCAGGGATCAGCCTTGTTTGACAGTATGACAGTAGAACAAAATGTGATGTTCCCCCTGGAAATGTTTGGTGATGGCACACTCAGAGATAAGAAAAAGAGAGTGGCAGAGTGTCTGGAAAGGGTTCAGCTAAAAGATGCCGCTAAAAAATTCCCTGCCGAAATCAGCGGTGGGATGAAAAAAAGGGTCGGTATTGCCCGTGCTATCGTACTCAACCCTAAATACCTGTTCTGTGACGAGCCCAACTCCGGTCTCGATCCCCAGACTTCCCTGCTGATAGACAAGCTTATTAAAGAGCTCACGGTAGAATATGATATCACCACCGTGATCAATACCCACGATATGAACACTGTAATGGAAAGTGGCGACCATATTGTGTATATGTACCAGGGCCAGAAGCAGTGGGAGGGCAGTAATAAAGATATTGTCTTCAGTAAAGACCAGAAATTAAACGACTTCATCTTTGCATCCGAGTTCCTCCGGGAAGCCAAAGAAATGCGCCAGCTGGACATGTTCAAGGACAATGCATGGAAAGAGCAGCTGCAGGCTCAGCTGAAAAGGGACGAAAAAAAGTAA
- a CDS encoding MlaE family ABC transporter permease: MEFRFFYHFGNFLLMLKGMFSRPENMKLYWKQFMQQCVDIGVGSFGIVFIISLFMGGVTTLQTAYQLVSPIIPRSTIAQVVRDTIILEFAPTLTSIVLAGVIGSKIASELGNMRISEQIDALEIMGINTKGYLILPKILAATLMIPVLVAIAGFLGIWGGKEAGVLSGVLSADQFMMGLRQEFKAYNVFFAMAKSYTFGFIIASVSAYYGYNVQGGALEIGKASTTAVVVSCVLILFMDYALTAILL; this comes from the coding sequence ATGGAGTTCAGATTCTTCTATCATTTTGGAAACTTTTTGCTGATGCTGAAAGGCATGTTTTCCCGGCCGGAAAACATGAAATTGTACTGGAAACAGTTTATGCAGCAGTGTGTAGATATTGGCGTAGGGTCGTTTGGGATAGTATTCATTATTTCCCTCTTCATGGGAGGTGTGACCACCCTGCAAACAGCCTATCAGCTGGTAAGCCCTATTATTCCGAGAAGCACGATTGCCCAGGTAGTGAGAGATACCATCATTCTGGAGTTTGCGCCTACACTTACCAGTATTGTACTGGCCGGGGTAATTGGCTCCAAAATAGCTTCAGAGCTGGGTAATATGCGTATCTCCGAGCAGATCGATGCCCTGGAGATCATGGGTATCAATACCAAAGGTTATCTGATACTTCCCAAAATTCTGGCAGCTACCCTGATGATACCTGTGCTGGTAGCTATTGCCGGTTTCCTGGGAATCTGGGGTGGTAAAGAAGCCGGTGTACTTTCCGGTGTGCTTTCAGCGGATCAGTTTATGATGGGACTGCGACAGGAGTTTAAGGCCTATAACGTATTTTTCGCTATGGCCAAATCATATACCTTCGGATTTATCATTGCCAGCGTGTCGGCCTACTACGGGTATAATGTACAGGGTGGCGCTCTGGAAATCGGTAAGGCCAGTACCACCGCTGTGGTGGTGAGCTGCGTGCTGATATTATTTATGGACTACGCATTAACGGCTATATTACTGTAA